One genomic region from Glaciimonas sp. PAMC28666 encodes:
- a CDS encoding MerR family DNA-binding transcriptional regulator: MPTYTITELAHEFDITPRAIRFYEDQGLLSPAREGAGGRNRVYAARERTRLKLTLRGKRLGLTLLEIKSLVDMYDSPKDTASQLERFQAVLARHREMLEQQREDIEVTLAEISVHELECIRLLKTDQFSRQKAVPEQGI, translated from the coding sequence ATGCCCACTTATACGATTACCGAACTTGCGCACGAATTTGATATCACCCCAAGGGCTATCCGGTTCTATGAAGACCAGGGGTTGCTCAGTCCTGCGCGCGAAGGTGCGGGCGGTCGTAATCGGGTTTATGCCGCGCGTGAGCGCACCCGTTTAAAGTTGACGTTGCGCGGAAAGCGGCTGGGTTTGACCTTGCTGGAAATTAAGAGCCTGGTGGATATGTACGATTCGCCAAAAGACACCGCCAGCCAACTTGAGCGCTTTCAGGCGGTATTGGCGCGTCATCGAGAAATGCTGGAGCAGCAGCGCGAGGACATTGAAGTCACGTTGGCAGAGATTTCGGTGCACGAACTTGAATGCATCAGATTATTGAAAACCGACCAGTTTAGTAGGCAAAAAGCCGTTCCTGAGCAAGGTATCTGA
- a CDS encoding pyridoxal-phosphate dependent enzyme, which produces MTSLHIQTALLAHPQLSVALGKQIWLKMENTQPSGSFKLRGIGLLCQRAVASGATQLVCPSGGNAGFAAAFAGAALGVRTTVVVPETTSAAVIKRIRAIGAEVVVHGSAWHEANQAALQMCEQAGVIYIPPFDHPDIWDGNATLIDEAAAQARVLGVDFDVVICAVGGGGLMSGILQGMHRNGMKQVPLIAVETEGAASLHAAVGAGELVSLPAVTSIATSLNATRVAAAAFNWTRQHTVLSVKISDAQAVAACLSFADDMRTLVEPACGAALAVAYQRLPALEKFKRPLIVVCGGIGVSLETLASWKTQFSL; this is translated from the coding sequence ATGACTTCTCTGCACATTCAAACAGCATTATTGGCCCATCCCCAACTTTCTGTCGCCCTCGGGAAACAGATTTGGTTGAAGATGGAAAACACGCAACCTTCCGGTTCGTTCAAATTGCGCGGGATTGGCTTGTTATGCCAGCGCGCGGTGGCGAGCGGGGCGACCCAACTGGTCTGCCCGTCCGGTGGTAATGCGGGTTTTGCAGCGGCATTCGCCGGTGCAGCTTTAGGCGTCAGAACGACCGTCGTCGTCCCGGAAACCACTTCTGCTGCGGTAATTAAACGCATCCGTGCCATCGGTGCCGAGGTAGTTGTGCACGGTAGCGCATGGCATGAGGCCAACCAAGCCGCGCTGCAGATGTGCGAGCAAGCCGGTGTGATCTATATTCCTCCTTTCGACCATCCGGATATCTGGGACGGGAATGCCACCCTGATCGACGAAGCCGCGGCGCAGGCTAGGGTGCTAGGTGTCGATTTTGATGTGGTGATTTGTGCCGTTGGTGGTGGTGGCCTTATGTCCGGCATCCTGCAAGGGATGCACCGTAACGGCATGAAACAGGTGCCGTTAATTGCCGTCGAAACAGAAGGCGCGGCCTCGTTGCATGCTGCAGTGGGTGCCGGCGAGTTGGTATCGCTGCCCGCTGTGACTTCCATTGCAACTTCGTTAAATGCGACCCGCGTTGCAGCTGCCGCGTTTAACTGGACCCGCCAACACACGGTGCTGAGCGTCAAAATAAGCGATGCGCAGGCAGTCGCAGCCTGCCTCTCATTTGCCGATGATATGCGGACCCTGGTCGAACCGGCATGCGGCGCAGCGTTGGCAGTCGCCTATCAACGCTTGCCAGCGCTTGAGAAGTTCAAGCGGCCGCTGATTGTGGTGTGTGGAGGCATCGGGGTCAGCCTGGAAACGCTGGCCAGCTGGAAAACGCAATTTTCGTTATGA
- a CDS encoding isovaleryl-CoA dehydrogenase encodes MVHLNGLNFDHGEDIAALRESIQQFAAAEIAPRAAEIDRTDQFPMDLWKKMGDLGLLGITADETYGGIGMGYLAHIIALEEISRASASVGLSYGAHSNLCVNQISRNGSAEQKAKYLPKLISGDHVGALAMSEPNAGSDVVSMKLRADLKGDRWVLNGTKMWITNGPDADVLVVYAKTDLAAGARGMTAFLVEKTYKGFSVAQKLDKLGMRGSHTGELVFQDCEIPVENVLGSVGKGVNVLMSGLDFERTVLSGGPLGIMQACLDVVVPYVHDRKQFGHAIGEFQLMQGKLADMYSTMMACKAYVYAVGQACDRAKTPEAARALRKDAAGAILYSAEKATWMAGEAIQALGGNGYINEYPVGRLWRDAKLYEIGAGTSEIRRMLIGRELFAETS; translated from the coding sequence ATGGTGCATCTAAACGGGCTGAACTTTGATCATGGTGAAGATATCGCAGCATTGCGCGAATCGATCCAACAATTTGCGGCGGCAGAAATCGCTCCTCGCGCTGCAGAAATAGACCGAACCGATCAATTTCCGATGGATTTGTGGAAAAAAATGGGCGATCTGGGTCTTCTCGGCATTACCGCCGACGAAACCTACGGCGGTATCGGAATGGGTTATCTGGCGCACATCATTGCCTTGGAGGAAATTTCTCGGGCCTCTGCGTCAGTCGGACTTTCCTATGGCGCGCATTCCAATTTGTGCGTCAATCAAATCAGTCGCAACGGCAGCGCAGAGCAAAAAGCTAAATATCTGCCTAAGTTGATCTCCGGCGATCACGTCGGTGCGCTCGCGATGTCGGAGCCGAACGCCGGTTCTGACGTGGTAAGCATGAAGTTGCGCGCCGACCTGAAAGGTGACCGCTGGGTGCTAAACGGCACCAAGATGTGGATCACGAATGGCCCTGATGCGGACGTGCTGGTGGTGTATGCCAAGACTGATCTGGCCGCAGGCGCCCGCGGTATGACAGCCTTTCTGGTGGAAAAGACCTATAAAGGCTTCAGCGTCGCTCAAAAACTCGATAAGCTCGGCATGCGTGGATCGCATACCGGTGAGCTGGTGTTTCAGGATTGTGAAATTCCTGTTGAAAATGTGCTCGGCAGCGTCGGTAAAGGCGTCAATGTATTGATGTCAGGACTTGATTTTGAACGGACGGTCCTGTCAGGCGGCCCACTCGGTATCATGCAAGCCTGTCTGGATGTGGTGGTGCCCTACGTGCATGACCGTAAGCAGTTCGGGCACGCAATCGGCGAATTTCAGCTGATGCAGGGCAAACTCGCTGATATGTATTCCACCATGATGGCCTGCAAAGCCTATGTGTATGCGGTCGGTCAGGCCTGCGACCGTGCCAAAACGCCGGAAGCTGCGCGTGCTTTACGAAAGGATGCAGCCGGGGCGATTTTATATTCGGCCGAAAAGGCCACCTGGATGGCGGGCGAAGCGATACAGGCGCTGGGAGGCAATGGTTATATCAACGAATATCCAGTCGGTCGTCTTTGGCGCGATGCAAAATTATACGAAATCGGTGCTGGCACCAGCGAAATTCGTCGTATGCTCATCGGACGCGAATTATTCGCTGAAACGTCTTGA
- a CDS encoding 2-hydroxychromene-2-carboxylate isomerase: MSAAIDFYFDFSSPYGYFAAERIDELAAKYGRDVEWHPILLGAVFKSTGGVPLTEAPMKGKYSLHDFERSARFHDIPYNRPPAFPLPTQVAARAMLWLQSKYGADQSIKFAKLIYQGMFVHGINIAEPLNVLDIARKNGFDTEGMAEGVNTLSIKNQLKAEIDLAMAKGVFGSPFVIVDGESFWGFDRFDQIEAMLKSGKI, from the coding sequence ATGAGTGCCGCAATCGACTTTTATTTTGATTTTTCTTCCCCTTACGGTTATTTTGCCGCCGAACGTATCGATGAACTGGCTGCTAAATACGGGCGCGATGTCGAGTGGCATCCCATCCTGCTTGGCGCAGTGTTCAAGTCCACCGGTGGCGTTCCGCTGACGGAAGCGCCAATGAAGGGAAAGTACTCGCTGCACGATTTTGAGCGTAGCGCACGTTTTCATGACATTCCTTACAACCGGCCTCCCGCGTTTCCGCTTCCAACTCAGGTTGCCGCTCGTGCGATGTTGTGGCTGCAAAGCAAATACGGCGCAGATCAGTCGATCAAATTTGCCAAACTGATTTACCAGGGTATGTTCGTTCATGGCATCAATATCGCTGAGCCATTAAATGTACTTGATATCGCCCGAAAAAATGGTTTTGATACCGAAGGCATGGCAGAAGGCGTAAATACATTGTCGATAAAAAATCAGCTAAAGGCCGAAATAGATCTGGCCATGGCAAAGGGCGTATTTGGTTCTCCGTTTGTCATCGTGGATGGCGAATCGTTTTGGGGATTCGACCGCTTCGATCAGATTGAGGCGATGTTGAAGTCGGGAAAAATATAA
- the aceK gene encoding bifunctional isocitrate dehydrogenase kinase/phosphatase has product MSPAFPKLLSSQIAFDTARTILDGFDKHYRLFREATHSAKRHFECADWKTAQAEARERIAFYDTRVGECVRLLEDEYDNADLTDEVWREVKLHYIGLLIDHKQPELAETFFNSVFCKILHRAYFHNDFIFVRPAVSTEYLDTDETTPTFRVYYPMLDGLHFTLKCIITNFRLQRPFADLDRDVSLAEERIQQIFVAEALEPNHQIHVLSTLFYRNKGAYMVGKIINGSNEYPFVIPILHNHENALVLDAVLFERKVLAVLFSFTRAYFMVDMEVPSAYVQFLRTLMPEKPRSEIYTILGLQKLGKALFYRDFLRHLKHSSDHFEIAPGIRGLVMVVFALPSFPYVFKVIKDYFPAPKETTNALVKEKYLLVKNHDRVGRMADTLEYSSVAFPRSRFADELLAELKMVAPSVVEEDGDEIIIKHLYIERRMVPLNIYLTSAQANADQAAIEHGIVEYGNAIKELVAANIFPGDMLYKNFGVTRHNRVVFYDYDEIEYITDCNFRTIPQPRNEEEEMSAEPWYSVAKNDVFPEQFGVFLLGNPSVRKYFLKHHADLFTQEYWQQRKQHILEGHFDDVFPYPQECRFGNAKSTATAFRLAHDFAHRQSGEE; this is encoded by the coding sequence ATGTCCCCGGCCTTTCCGAAGTTATTATCCTCGCAGATCGCTTTCGATACAGCGCGGACGATATTGGATGGCTTTGACAAGCATTACCGTTTATTTCGCGAGGCGACGCATTCGGCGAAGCGCCATTTTGAATGCGCCGACTGGAAAACCGCACAGGCTGAAGCCCGTGAACGAATAGCCTTTTACGATACACGCGTGGGTGAGTGCGTGCGATTGCTGGAAGATGAGTACGATAACGCCGATCTGACCGATGAGGTCTGGCGTGAGGTCAAGTTACATTACATCGGCTTATTGATCGACCACAAGCAACCGGAACTGGCCGAAACGTTTTTTAATTCGGTCTTTTGCAAGATTTTACATCGGGCGTATTTTCATAACGACTTCATTTTTGTTCGTCCTGCGGTCTCCACGGAGTATCTGGATACTGACGAGACCACGCCTACTTTCCGGGTGTATTACCCGATGCTGGACGGCCTGCATTTCACCCTGAAATGCATCATCACCAATTTCCGGTTGCAACGACCGTTCGCAGACCTGGACCGCGACGTGTCCCTGGCTGAAGAACGCATCCAGCAAATCTTTGTGGCTGAAGCGCTTGAGCCCAATCATCAGATCCACGTGTTATCCACGCTTTTCTATCGCAACAAAGGCGCGTACATGGTGGGAAAAATCATCAACGGTAGCAATGAATATCCGTTCGTGATTCCCATCTTGCATAACCATGAAAATGCCCTGGTGCTGGACGCGGTGTTGTTCGAGCGCAAAGTGCTGGCGGTTTTGTTCTCGTTTACCCGCGCGTACTTCATGGTCGATATGGAAGTGCCATCGGCGTATGTGCAGTTTTTACGGACCCTGATGCCGGAAAAGCCGCGGAGTGAAATTTATACGATTCTTGGTTTGCAAAAACTTGGTAAGGCCTTGTTTTATCGGGATTTTTTGCGCCATTTAAAGCACTCATCGGATCATTTTGAAATTGCGCCCGGGATACGGGGATTGGTCATGGTGGTGTTTGCGTTGCCGTCGTTTCCGTATGTCTTCAAGGTGATTAAGGATTATTTCCCTGCGCCAAAAGAGACCACGAATGCACTGGTCAAAGAAAAATACCTGCTGGTAAAAAATCACGATCGGGTGGGCCGGATGGCTGACACGCTGGAATATTCAAGCGTCGCGTTTCCCCGGTCACGGTTTGCCGATGAATTATTGGCTGAATTAAAAATGGTAGCGCCCTCCGTGGTGGAGGAAGATGGTGATGAAATTATCATCAAGCATCTGTACATTGAACGGCGCATGGTGCCGTTGAATATCTACCTGACCAGCGCCCAGGCCAACGCCGATCAGGCCGCAATTGAGCATGGCATCGTTGAGTACGGCAATGCGATTAAAGAACTGGTGGCAGCGAATATTTTTCCCGGCGACATGCTGTACAAAAACTTTGGCGTCACGCGTCACAACCGGGTCGTATTTTATGACTACGACGAAATTGAATATATTACCGATTGCAACTTTCGCACGATTCCACAACCACGTAACGAAGAAGAGGAAATGTCTGCCGAACCATGGTATTCGGTTGCAAAAAATGACGTATTCCCTGAGCAATTCGGGGTTTTTCTTTTGGGAAACCCGAGTGTAAGAAAATATTTTTTGAAACATCATGCAGATTTATTCACCCAAGAGTATTGGCAGCAGCGCAAACAGCACATACTTGAAGGCCATTTCGACGATGTTTTTCCTTACCCGCAAGAGTGTCGTTTTGGCAATGCAAAATCAACGGCAACGGCCTTCCGGTTAGCGCACGACTTTGCGCACAGGCAGTCTGGGGAGGAGTGA
- a CDS encoding acetyl-CoA C-acetyltransferase — MSDSIVIVGVARTPMGAFQGDFASLTATDLGAVAIKAAVERAGLKPEQIDSVVFGNVLQAGQGQAPARQATIKAGLPMSTNASTISKVCGSAMQATMFAHDALLAGTHEVVVAGGMESMTNAPYLVPKARGGYRIGHGAILDHMMLDGLEDAYSRSENGGGRSMGTFGEECAAKYKFTREEQDNFAISSVKRAQAAAADGLFKWEIAPVTVTSRAGEVVIDKDEGPTKAKVEKIPSLRAAFKKDGTITAASSSSINDGAAALVLMLESTARKLGCTPIARIVGHASHSQEPDWFTTAPVGAIEKLYKKIGWTSADVDLFEINEAFAVVPMAAMKEHNIPHDKVNVHGGACALGHPIGASGARIIVTLLGALKATGGKRGVASLCIGGGEGTALAVELL; from the coding sequence ATGAGTGACTCAATTGTTATTGTCGGCGTAGCGCGTACCCCAATGGGCGCATTTCAAGGGGACTTTGCCTCATTGACCGCCACTGATTTGGGCGCAGTAGCCATCAAAGCTGCAGTCGAACGCGCTGGATTAAAACCAGAGCAAATTGATAGTGTGGTATTTGGTAATGTATTGCAGGCCGGTCAGGGACAGGCACCAGCGCGGCAAGCTACCATCAAGGCTGGCTTGCCAATGTCGACCAATGCATCAACGATCTCGAAAGTCTGCGGATCAGCGATGCAGGCAACCATGTTTGCGCACGACGCATTGCTGGCGGGAACGCACGAAGTCGTCGTCGCCGGTGGTATGGAATCGATGACGAACGCACCGTATTTAGTCCCAAAAGCCCGCGGTGGATATCGGATCGGCCATGGTGCCATTCTGGATCATATGATGCTGGATGGTCTGGAAGATGCGTATTCCCGAAGTGAAAATGGCGGCGGTCGCTCTATGGGTACATTCGGTGAAGAGTGCGCCGCAAAATACAAGTTCACACGCGAGGAGCAAGATAACTTTGCGATCAGCTCGGTCAAGCGTGCGCAGGCAGCGGCAGCCGATGGACTGTTCAAGTGGGAAATCGCACCGGTAACAGTCACTAGCCGCGCAGGCGAAGTCGTGATCGACAAGGATGAAGGTCCGACCAAAGCCAAAGTCGAAAAAATTCCATCGCTGCGTGCGGCGTTCAAAAAAGACGGCACCATTACTGCTGCATCGTCATCCTCGATTAATGATGGCGCCGCCGCTTTGGTGTTGATGCTGGAATCGACCGCCAGGAAGCTAGGTTGTACCCCTATCGCCAGAATCGTGGGTCATGCCAGCCATTCGCAAGAACCGGATTGGTTTACCACTGCGCCGGTTGGAGCGATTGAAAAGTTGTACAAGAAAATCGGTTGGACCAGCGCTGATGTCGATCTGTTTGAAATCAATGAAGCGTTTGCCGTGGTGCCAATGGCCGCCATGAAAGAGCACAATATTCCGCATGACAAAGTGAATGTCCATGGCGGTGCCTGTGCGTTGGGCCATCCAATCGGTGCGTCTGGTGCCCGTATTATCGTTACGCTACTGGGCGCACTAAAAGCGACCGGCGGCAAGCGCGGCGTGGCTTCGCTATGTATCGGTGGCGGCGAAGGAACTGCTCTGGCAGTTGAATTGCTGTAA